A single region of the Marinobacter salinus genome encodes:
- a CDS encoding choice-of-anchor O protein, with protein sequence MNQKLLAIAIIAAVGSSGAAWGATGLSFGDTVQLNSNGGANKTKLVRLTSGRLVTVYGDYLDPNDNTVYDVKAQAERPARDIFARYCDAECDDIASWSTPVNISGTASQSSIDTDWNGDGTRTAFAGDSDKPNVFNSGSRIAVTWVDKYCEGPDGTPETTLQRTVSYLTLEDREIPFSCTHVVTGISESEGITWNERVQLSSGERDAKQDVNRGVGTGQWAITWQEDPRGLQRGEAGGPGDGASGAKVSHGTDIWYSYAVAGWADQGAGYGLWAAPVRVTDNYDSQTASGNFDVIKDSGGAVVADDQIESGRAGASRANLALQFGSLDAAPQAIVAYEETKGSEGVYEGKYVRYQTFDWNTPGEQAGCIISNPALNGRRVRFVPQKTPGAESGLRLAIFWKEGEFTQGGPSDIMLRKGVVNEGGNGFSTAEMVPAVDHAACETSDYLTAIGLNNEPALNMSSRTLEAQATSDADIPTSTLSDDTYQKVEENAIAHRAQLRGDDLYVGYTYTPVLAELLYTNTKNYNFYLRHYDAVAGTWSAPENLSNIEDTTINVREPRLVGAPGSTPACTAPTPNPEECQDKSKFYIAWGTQTNVSDWSLEEPEELDLYAARAEDKGAYVTPVVTFAGEAEGVEAFESQVRMTPAGNQLFAVWNENRDGGTHAMFRQSTTVEIPDDGTDDGIDDGDSTSSSSNGGGTIFGCSYNPGAPFDPTLFLLTALAIGGLTVRRFKLRA encoded by the coding sequence GTGAATCAAAAACTTCTTGCTATCGCCATTATCGCGGCTGTTGGCTCGTCCGGAGCAGCCTGGGGAGCGACCGGTCTGAGCTTTGGGGACACCGTTCAACTGAATTCTAACGGTGGCGCCAACAAGACCAAACTGGTGCGGCTGACCAGCGGCCGCCTGGTTACCGTTTATGGTGACTATCTCGACCCCAACGATAACACCGTGTATGACGTGAAGGCCCAGGCCGAACGGCCGGCGCGGGATATTTTCGCCCGCTATTGCGACGCCGAATGCGACGATATCGCCAGCTGGTCGACACCGGTCAATATCTCCGGCACTGCCAGCCAGTCCTCCATTGACACCGACTGGAATGGCGACGGAACCCGCACCGCTTTTGCCGGCGATTCCGACAAGCCCAACGTCTTTAACAGCGGCTCACGGATCGCTGTCACTTGGGTGGACAAATATTGCGAAGGACCAGATGGCACACCAGAGACCACACTACAGAGAACCGTCAGTTATCTGACCCTCGAAGATCGCGAGATTCCCTTCAGCTGCACACATGTCGTAACGGGTATCAGTGAATCGGAGGGCATTACGTGGAATGAACGTGTGCAGCTATCCAGTGGCGAGCGCGATGCCAAACAAGACGTTAACCGTGGCGTGGGAACTGGCCAGTGGGCCATCACCTGGCAGGAGGATCCCCGGGGTCTTCAGCGCGGTGAAGCTGGCGGTCCCGGTGATGGGGCATCAGGTGCCAAAGTGAGCCATGGCACGGACATCTGGTACAGCTATGCGGTGGCCGGCTGGGCTGATCAGGGTGCTGGTTACGGCCTTTGGGCTGCGCCGGTGAGGGTTACCGACAACTACGACAGCCAGACAGCGTCCGGCAACTTCGATGTTATCAAGGACAGCGGCGGGGCCGTTGTTGCGGATGATCAGATCGAGAGCGGCAGAGCAGGTGCGTCCCGCGCCAACCTTGCCCTGCAGTTCGGCTCACTGGACGCTGCACCCCAGGCGATCGTTGCTTACGAGGAAACCAAAGGTTCAGAAGGTGTGTACGAGGGCAAGTACGTTCGCTATCAAACCTTCGACTGGAATACTCCCGGTGAGCAGGCGGGCTGCATTATCAGCAATCCGGCCTTGAATGGCCGCCGTGTTCGTTTCGTTCCACAGAAAACCCCCGGTGCAGAAAGCGGGCTGAGACTGGCTATCTTCTGGAAAGAAGGTGAATTTACCCAGGGTGGCCCGTCCGACATCATGTTGCGCAAAGGTGTTGTGAACGAAGGGGGCAACGGTTTCTCTACGGCGGAAATGGTGCCGGCTGTGGATCATGCCGCCTGCGAAACCTCGGATTACCTGACGGCCATTGGTTTGAACAACGAGCCTGCACTCAACATGAGCAGCCGGACTTTGGAAGCGCAGGCAACTTCTGACGCGGATATCCCGACGTCAACCCTTTCCGATGACACTTATCAGAAGGTTGAAGAGAACGCCATTGCGCACCGTGCTCAGCTGCGTGGCGATGACCTCTATGTTGGCTACACCTACACCCCGGTGCTGGCAGAACTGCTCTATACCAACACCAAGAACTATAACTTCTATCTGCGTCACTATGATGCGGTGGCCGGTACCTGGTCTGCTCCTGAAAATCTGAGCAACATTGAAGACACAACGATCAATGTGAGGGAGCCTCGTCTGGTGGGTGCGCCCGGCAGTACACCGGCATGCACGGCCCCAACTCCGAACCCGGAAGAATGCCAGGACAAGAGCAAGTTCTACATTGCCTGGGGCACCCAGACCAACGTCTCAGACTGGAGCCTTGAGGAGCCCGAAGAACTGGATCTCTATGCGGCAAGGGCCGAAGACAAGGGTGCCTACGTGACTCCAGTGGTGACCTTTGCAGGGGAAGCTGAGGGTGTGGAAGCCTTCGAATCCCAGGTCCGGATGACGCCGGCCGGCAACCAGCTGTTTGCAGTCTGGAATGAAAACCGGGATGGAGGCACCCATGCCATGTTCCGTCAGTCTACAACCGTTGAAATCCCCGATGATGGCACTGATGACGGCATTGACGACGGCGACAGCACATCTTCATCCAGCAACGGCGGCGGCACGATCTTCGGCTGCAGCTACAACCCGGGCGCGCCCTTCGACCCGACCCTGTTCCTGCTGACCGCTCTGGCTATTGGTGGTCTGACCGTACGCAGATTCAAACTCCGGGCTTGA
- a CDS encoding PLP-dependent aminotransferase family protein, with protein MIEDLKPNDPLASLARRYQQQPKSLSKQVRAQQALRHLIEQDWPSGMKLPSHRQMCHALGLARNTLAGAISMLVEEGVLITGHGQGTWTHRPGENLELPVRPALSGVSRRARELLSQPGAAEIQSGAFVPGIPDIAQFPMRKWRQLYTSVTVPRNALLLSYSTGGYGPLKRAIRDFLRRWRHFDCDPEQIIITEGTHNGLELCALALADNGDRVVMESPCYWGARNVFTACGLTIEMLPWYPEQGHRGRVAPSPKLLYLTGSQHYPLSVPTSKADKQALCGWLSPDYIIEDDYEFNGQRDTRLVFDPRSEKHILAGSFSKLLFPGLRLGYLVVPHHLAATISRLRSEVFREGRMLDQAVLAAFIANGDLDLWYQRIQKEYLARQQVMHDQLSQVPAIEDLSSPSHAISLCARFADTVDDVSVTRQLLRHHFIVKPLSVVCVAGDSRRGLILGIGMLNRESLRREATRLRVLLKSLVH; from the coding sequence ATGATCGAAGACCTCAAACCAAACGATCCGCTTGCGAGCCTTGCGCGTCGCTACCAGCAGCAGCCAAAGAGTCTCAGCAAGCAGGTGCGTGCACAGCAGGCCCTGCGCCATTTAATCGAGCAAGACTGGCCGTCCGGTATGAAGTTGCCTTCCCACCGTCAAATGTGCCATGCGCTTGGGCTGGCACGTAATACACTCGCCGGAGCTATCAGCATGCTGGTGGAGGAGGGGGTATTGATCACTGGTCATGGCCAGGGCACCTGGACCCACCGGCCAGGGGAAAATCTTGAGCTACCCGTGCGCCCAGCCCTCAGTGGAGTCTCGAGGAGGGCCCGTGAGTTGCTTAGCCAGCCCGGTGCGGCGGAGATCCAGAGTGGCGCTTTCGTGCCGGGCATTCCTGATATTGCCCAGTTCCCCATGCGCAAGTGGCGACAGCTCTATACCAGTGTCACTGTGCCCCGGAACGCCCTGCTGTTGTCATACTCCACCGGCGGCTATGGACCGCTAAAAAGAGCAATTCGGGATTTTCTCCGACGCTGGCGACATTTTGACTGCGATCCCGAACAAATCATTATTACCGAAGGAACCCATAATGGGCTGGAACTCTGTGCTCTGGCGCTGGCTGACAACGGTGATCGGGTGGTAATGGAGTCGCCCTGTTACTGGGGGGCGCGGAATGTTTTCACGGCCTGTGGACTGACAATTGAGATGCTTCCCTGGTATCCAGAGCAAGGGCACAGGGGGCGCGTAGCGCCGTCACCAAAATTGCTGTATCTGACCGGTTCCCAGCACTACCCGCTAAGCGTGCCTACTTCAAAGGCCGACAAGCAGGCTTTGTGTGGGTGGCTTTCTCCCGACTACATCATCGAAGACGACTACGAATTCAACGGCCAGAGAGACACCCGGCTGGTGTTCGACCCGCGATCTGAGAAGCACATCCTTGCGGGCTCATTCTCCAAGCTCCTGTTTCCGGGGTTGCGGCTCGGCTATCTGGTGGTGCCGCATCATCTGGCGGCGACCATCAGCCGGCTTCGCAGTGAGGTCTTCCGGGAGGGCCGCATGCTCGATCAGGCCGTTCTTGCTGCCTTTATCGCCAATGGTGACCTGGACCTTTGGTATCAGCGCATCCAGAAAGAATATCTGGCCCGGCAGCAGGTAATGCACGACCAGCTCAGCCAGGTTCCGGCCATTGAGGACTTGTCCTCTCCCAGTCACGCTATCAGCCTTTGTGCGCGGTTTGCGGACACAGTGGATGACGTGTCTGTCACCAGACAGTTATTGCGACACCATTTCATCGTCAAACCACTCAGCGTCGTGTGCGTAGCTGGTGACTCTCGCCGAGGACTGATTTTGGGAATCGGTATGCTGAACCGTGAATCACTGAGAAGAGAAGCGACGCGTTTACGAGTCCTTTTGAAAAGCCTGGTCCATTGA
- a CDS encoding flavin-containing monooxygenase, translating into MSQHHFEVLIIGAGVSGIGMACHLKRECPGKTFAILERRQSLGGTWDLFRYPGIRSDSDMFTFGYNFRPWTGGKVLADGASIKNYVQETAQENDVARHIRYGLAVKTADWSGVDQCWTLTAEKEVSGEVATFTANFLIGCTGYYNYDQGYKPDFPGESDFKGQIVHPQHWPEDLDYAGKKVVVIGSGATAITLVPTMAEKAAHVTMLQRSPTYLMPLPSTDKVSLFLQKVLPARVAYRITRARNIAISRFLFQRSRKSPNTMRRLFLGIIKRQVDGKADMRHFTPDYNPWDQRLCVVKDGDLFRALKADKASIATDRIEQFTETGIRLTSGEELAADIIVPAIGLDIQMLGGIRPRVDGEEVAMRDKVIYKSVMVEGVPNAGMIFGYTNISWTLKVDIAAEYLCRLMNLMDQRGIHTVVARDTENSRGDDTILGSLNAGYIRRADDRLPRQGTKGPWKSTQNYLEDVKILRFEPIEDGYLEFDGIRSHASDRAPSGFLRPLRSALFGA; encoded by the coding sequence ATGAGCCAACACCACTTTGAGGTCCTGATTATTGGCGCCGGTGTGTCCGGTATCGGTATGGCTTGCCATCTGAAACGGGAATGCCCGGGGAAAACCTTTGCCATTCTGGAGCGTCGCCAGTCACTGGGTGGCACCTGGGATCTGTTCCGGTATCCGGGGATTCGGTCCGATTCCGATATGTTCACTTTCGGCTACAATTTCCGGCCCTGGACGGGTGGCAAGGTATTGGCAGACGGTGCCTCCATCAAAAACTACGTGCAGGAAACGGCGCAAGAGAACGATGTGGCGCGCCATATCCGTTATGGCCTGGCGGTCAAAACGGCGGACTGGTCCGGTGTCGATCAATGCTGGACGCTGACTGCGGAGAAGGAGGTCAGTGGAGAGGTTGCTACCTTCACTGCGAATTTTCTGATCGGCTGTACCGGCTATTACAACTATGACCAGGGCTATAAACCGGATTTCCCGGGTGAAAGTGATTTCAAGGGTCAGATCGTGCATCCGCAGCACTGGCCGGAAGACCTGGATTACGCTGGTAAGAAGGTAGTGGTGATTGGCAGCGGCGCCACCGCAATCACCCTGGTGCCGACCATGGCGGAGAAAGCGGCCCATGTCACCATGCTGCAACGGTCACCGACTTACCTCATGCCGTTGCCATCGACGGACAAAGTCAGTTTGTTTCTGCAAAAGGTTTTACCCGCGAGGGTCGCCTACCGTATTACCCGGGCTCGCAATATCGCCATCTCCCGATTCCTGTTTCAGCGTTCCCGAAAAAGCCCGAATACCATGCGCCGTTTGTTTCTTGGCATCATCAAGCGCCAGGTGGACGGCAAGGCCGATATGCGTCACTTCACTCCCGACTATAACCCCTGGGATCAGCGCCTGTGCGTGGTGAAAGATGGCGATCTTTTCAGGGCGCTCAAAGCGGACAAGGCCTCCATCGCAACCGACCGCATTGAGCAATTCACGGAAACCGGCATCCGCCTGACGTCTGGTGAGGAGCTGGCGGCCGACATTATCGTTCCCGCCATCGGCCTGGACATCCAGATGCTGGGTGGCATCAGGCCTCGGGTCGATGGTGAGGAAGTGGCGATGAGAGACAAGGTTATCTACAAGAGCGTCATGGTTGAGGGAGTACCCAACGCCGGGATGATTTTCGGCTATACCAATATCTCCTGGACCCTGAAGGTGGATATTGCCGCCGAGTACCTGTGCCGGCTGATGAATCTGATGGATCAGCGAGGAATCCATACGGTGGTGGCCAGGGACACCGAGAACAGTCGGGGTGACGACACCATTCTGGGCTCCCTCAACGCCGGCTATATCCGGCGCGCCGATGACCGGCTGCCGAGGCAGGGCACGAAGGGTCCTTGGAAGTCGACACAGAACTATCTGGAAGATGTAAAAATTCTGCGGTTCGAGCCAATCGAAGACGGGTACCTGGAGTTTGACGGCATACGATCCCATGCCAGTGATCGGGCGCCATCCGGTTTTCTGAGGCCGTTGCGCTCAGCCCTGTTCGGAGCCTGA
- a CDS encoding DEAD/DEAH box helicase, with the protein MSFSSLGLSEQLVRATTDQGYDTPSPIQLQAIPAVLSGKDVMAAAQTGTGKTAGFTLPLLQRLAENPRTGKGPRALILTPTRELAAQVHDSVNLYSRYVPTKAAVVFGGVKINPQMMKLRKGVDVLVATPGRLMDLYQQNAVRFNEVEILVLDEADRMLDMGFIRDIRKILALLPAKRQNLLFSATFSSEIRTLAEGLLNNPVQVEVAARNTAAENIKQSVYPVDQSQKTALLSKLVRDNSWDQVLVFTRTKHGANRLTQKLEKDGITAAAIHGNKSQGARTRALADFKAGEVRVLVATDIAARGLDIKQLPQVVNFELPNVPEDYVHRIGRTGRAGESGHALSLVSADEGKMLAGIERLIKKQLPRKSMEGFEPTNNLPLKPKAKADPSKARGRSSNGSGNGRPAGKPRSFGAKPGGRSAGRGQSSGQQGRRQSA; encoded by the coding sequence ATGAGTTTTTCTTCACTCGGTTTGTCCGAGCAACTGGTCCGTGCAACCACCGACCAGGGTTACGATACCCCGTCTCCCATTCAGCTTCAGGCCATTCCTGCCGTACTTTCAGGCAAGGATGTTATGGCTGCAGCCCAGACGGGCACAGGCAAAACCGCCGGCTTTACACTGCCATTATTGCAGCGCCTGGCTGAGAATCCCCGCACTGGTAAAGGCCCCCGTGCATTGATTTTGACGCCTACCCGGGAGCTGGCCGCACAGGTTCACGACAGCGTGAACCTTTACAGTAGATACGTTCCTACCAAGGCTGCTGTGGTCTTTGGTGGTGTGAAAATCAATCCGCAGATGATGAAGCTGCGCAAGGGTGTGGATGTACTGGTCGCCACGCCGGGCCGCCTGATGGATCTCTATCAGCAAAATGCGGTGCGCTTCAACGAAGTGGAGATCCTGGTGCTGGATGAAGCGGACCGCATGCTGGACATGGGCTTTATCCGCGACATCCGCAAGATTCTTGCGCTGTTGCCGGCCAAACGCCAGAACCTGCTGTTCTCTGCCACCTTCTCCAGCGAAATCCGCACCTTGGCGGAAGGCCTGCTGAATAACCCGGTGCAGGTTGAAGTTGCTGCGCGTAACACCGCTGCGGAAAACATCAAGCAGTCTGTCTACCCGGTAGATCAGAGCCAGAAAACGGCACTGCTGAGCAAGCTGGTTCGTGACAACAGCTGGGACCAGGTACTGGTCTTTACCCGCACCAAGCATGGTGCCAACAGATTGACCCAGAAGCTGGAGAAGGATGGTATTACGGCCGCCGCTATCCACGGCAACAAGTCACAGGGTGCCCGCACCCGTGCCTTGGCTGACTTCAAGGCCGGCGAAGTGCGTGTGCTGGTGGCGACGGACATTGCAGCCCGTGGTCTGGATATCAAGCAACTGCCCCAGGTAGTAAACTTTGAATTGCCGAACGTACCGGAAGATTACGTGCACCGTATCGGTCGTACCGGACGCGCCGGCGAAAGTGGTCACGCCCTTTCACTGGTGAGTGCCGATGAAGGAAAAATGCTCGCGGGCATTGAAAGGCTGATCAAGAAGCAGCTGCCGCGCAAGAGTATGGAAGGCTTTGAGCCTACCAATAACCTGCCGCTGAAGCCGAAAGCCAAAGCGGACCCGAGCAAGGCTCGTGGTCGCAGTAGTAACGGCAGCGGCAACGGCAGGCCGGCTGGCAAACCTCGCAGTTTCGGCGCCAAGCCGGGCGGTCGAAGTGCTGGCCGCGGCCAGAGCAGTGGCCAGCAGGGCCGGCGCCAAAGCGCTTGA
- a CDS encoding DUF302 domain-containing protein, producing MNVFRMIALPLMFLLVSGVVQAADGLIMVKSSHSVAATADKLEAVLSEKGMKIMNRIDHAAGAESAGMSLRPTQLVIFGNPKVGTPLMQCAQSVAVDLPQKALIWQDENGQVWLGYNDPAYLKARHGIEGCDEVLAKVSGALASFAAAATR from the coding sequence ATGAACGTTTTCAGGATGATTGCCCTGCCCCTTATGTTCCTGTTGGTCTCGGGTGTTGTGCAAGCCGCAGATGGCCTGATCATGGTGAAAAGCAGCCACAGTGTGGCGGCCACTGCAGACAAGCTCGAAGCGGTATTGAGCGAGAAGGGCATGAAAATCATGAACCGGATTGACCACGCTGCCGGGGCAGAGTCGGCGGGCATGAGCCTGCGCCCGACGCAGCTGGTGATTTTCGGAAACCCGAAGGTCGGTACGCCGCTGATGCAGTGTGCCCAAAGCGTCGCTGTTGATCTTCCCCAGAAAGCACTGATCTGGCAGGACGAAAATGGCCAGGTCTGGCTGGGCTACAATGATCCGGCCTACCTGAAAGCCAGGCATGGCATTGAGGGATGCGATGAGGTACTGGCGAAGGTGAGTGGAGCGTTGGCCAGCTTCGCTGCCGCGGCGACCCGCTGA
- the mrtJ gene encoding JDVT-CTERM system glutamic-type intramembrane protease MrtJ produces MRELTSLRVQMGFTRPRRLMADGRFLLALVVGCLISVVLTMLAGRSGWQDADLLSILSLVFWAPIVEELAFRGVVQGWLSGTESGRRRLAGLSLANIIAACLFTGWHLLYRTDVMAWLVFVPALVFGYFRDRHGSLLPCVILHAAYNASLLLPGWYLLY; encoded by the coding sequence ATGCGTGAATTAACCTCTCTTCGGGTACAGATGGGCTTCACCCGCCCGAGACGGTTGATGGCGGATGGCCGGTTTCTGCTGGCACTGGTTGTAGGCTGTCTGATCAGTGTTGTGCTGACAATGCTGGCAGGTAGAAGCGGGTGGCAGGATGCGGATTTGCTATCAATCCTGTCACTGGTTTTCTGGGCGCCGATTGTCGAAGAGCTGGCGTTTCGGGGTGTGGTGCAGGGTTGGCTGTCCGGAACCGAGAGTGGCAGGCGCAGGTTGGCCGGATTGTCACTGGCAAATATCATCGCCGCCTGCCTTTTCACTGGCTGGCACCTTCTTTACCGAACCGACGTTATGGCCTGGCTGGTCTTCGTGCCCGCTCTCGTGTTTGGCTATTTCAGGGATCGACATGGCTCACTATTGCCGTGCGTAATCCTGCATGCCGCTTACAACGCGTCGCTCCTGCTGCCTGGGTGGTATCTGTTGTATTAG
- a CDS encoding lysophospholipid acyltransferase family protein produces MASRRKTAKRPLWHPAFWGSWALVFVLWLLAYLPMGAKQRLGGSLGRLLARKLKSRARVADANLKACMPELDETARKQLVEDTFVASARGFLESTHAWWRDMAPYCERASIQGIEHLEKAKARGKGVLLIGGHYSIFDFALPLIACKLEKPGYMYRPNNNPVIDRMIERGRRRHFNIRPFTKRELRPMLSFLKQGGQVWFACDQDFGKKSEVFVPFFGVQAGCITSPSYIARESGAAVICVSHLRMPDGSYRVVFSPIREEFGDDLQKDAEVWNRFIETTIREQPDQYLWLHKRFKSRPAGATSVY; encoded by the coding sequence ATGGCTTCCCGTCGCAAGACTGCAAAACGTCCCCTTTGGCACCCCGCTTTCTGGGGTTCCTGGGCCCTGGTGTTTGTTCTCTGGCTGCTGGCGTACCTGCCGATGGGTGCCAAACAGCGCCTGGGTGGCTCACTGGGCCGGCTCCTTGCCCGAAAATTGAAATCCCGCGCCAGAGTGGCGGATGCCAATCTGAAGGCCTGCATGCCGGAGCTGGATGAAACTGCGCGAAAGCAGCTGGTTGAGGACACCTTTGTTGCCTCGGCCCGCGGGTTCCTGGAAAGCACCCATGCCTGGTGGCGGGATATGGCACCCTACTGTGAGCGAGCCTCAATACAGGGAATCGAACACCTTGAGAAAGCAAAGGCACGTGGCAAGGGTGTGCTGCTGATTGGTGGCCATTACAGTATTTTTGATTTCGCATTGCCGTTGATTGCCTGCAAGCTCGAGAAGCCGGGCTATATGTACCGCCCGAATAACAATCCTGTCATTGACCGGATGATTGAGCGTGGTCGTCGTCGTCATTTCAATATCCGGCCGTTTACCAAGCGTGAGCTTAGACCGATGCTGTCGTTCCTGAAGCAGGGTGGGCAGGTCTGGTTTGCCTGTGATCAGGATTTTGGCAAAAAATCCGAAGTGTTCGTGCCCTTTTTCGGGGTCCAGGCTGGTTGTATTACCTCTCCCAGCTATATTGCCAGAGAGTCCGGCGCCGCGGTTATCTGCGTCAGTCACCTGCGCATGCCGGATGGCAGTTACCGGGTGGTTTTTTCACCGATCCGGGAAGAGTTTGGTGACGACCTGCAAAAGGATGCTGAAGTCTGGAACCGCTTTATCGAAACCACCATTCGTGAACAGCCGGACCAGTACCTGTGGCTGCACAAGCGGTTCAAAAGCCGCCCGGCAGGCGCTACCAGCGTTTATTGA
- a CDS encoding winged helix-turn-helix transcriptional regulator translates to MARKRFDDSSCSVARALNEVGDWWSLLIVLHAMYGTRRFVDFQQQLGIAKNILCDRLARLVANEVLQKVDVGEHGSRFEYRLTEKGRDLFPIVTALRQWGDKWNPAPDQTPLDLRDRATGRPIHNVEVQDADGKPLTIRDVFVPENALPEGKKNSA, encoded by the coding sequence ATGGCCAGAAAACGTTTTGATGACTCCAGCTGCTCCGTCGCCCGCGCCCTCAATGAAGTGGGGGATTGGTGGTCGCTTTTGATTGTGCTGCATGCGATGTACGGCACCCGCCGTTTTGTCGATTTCCAGCAACAACTCGGCATCGCCAAGAACATCCTGTGCGACCGTCTGGCACGGCTGGTGGCCAATGAAGTCCTGCAAAAAGTGGATGTGGGCGAACACGGTTCCCGGTTCGAATACCGCCTGACAGAAAAAGGTCGTGACCTCTTCCCGATAGTTACCGCCCTTCGCCAGTGGGGTGACAAGTGGAATCCTGCACCGGATCAGACACCGCTTGATCTCAGAGACCGCGCCACGGGCCGTCCCATACACAACGTTGAAGTCCAGGATGCTGACGGCAAGCCGTTGACTATCCGCGATGTGTTTGTCCCCGAAAATGCCCTGCCCGAAGGCAAGAAAAACAGCGCCTGA
- a CDS encoding OmpW/AlkL family protein, with the protein MSRTFKLGVLAAAVMVAAPAVQAYEAGDFIGRVGAATVAPDASSDPITNIGADARVDVDNNTQLGLTLSYMLTDQIGLGVLAATPFSHDIKGAGDLASLGKLAETKHLPPTVTLQYFPMPSGSKLQPYVGAGVNYTVFFDEETAGALAGTDIELDDSFGLAAEAGIDYMITENVGVNAAIWWIDIDTEAKIEAANQTVDVEIDPLVYMVGVSYKF; encoded by the coding sequence ATGTCCCGTACATTCAAACTTGGTGTTCTTGCTGCAGCGGTTATGGTTGCGGCTCCGGCTGTTCAGGCTTATGAGGCCGGTGATTTCATCGGCCGCGTTGGTGCCGCAACTGTTGCACCGGATGCCTCAAGCGATCCAATTACCAACATTGGCGCTGACGCTCGAGTTGACGTAGACAACAACACGCAGCTTGGTCTGACTCTGAGCTACATGCTTACTGATCAAATTGGTCTGGGAGTTCTTGCCGCGACGCCATTCAGTCACGACATTAAAGGCGCAGGTGATCTGGCAAGCCTAGGCAAGTTGGCAGAAACCAAGCATCTGCCGCCTACGGTCACACTGCAGTATTTCCCAATGCCCAGCGGAAGCAAGCTCCAGCCTTATGTTGGCGCAGGTGTGAACTATACGGTTTTCTTTGATGAAGAGACTGCAGGCGCTCTGGCCGGCACCGACATCGAGCTGGATGACAGCTTCGGCTTGGCTGCTGAGGCGGGTATTGATTATATGATCACTGAAAATGTTGGCGTTAACGCAGCAATCTGGTGGATCGATATCGACACCGAGGCGAAAATTGAGGCGGCCAACCAGACAGTAGACGTAGAAATTGATCCCCTGGTCTACATGGTAGGCGTGTCCTACAAGTTCTGA
- a CDS encoding TlpA disulfide reductase family protein, giving the protein MLSFSLGPLSLSIGHLLLITAFALALLVGGVLGRRYQLPVAGSVADIFLATMICARLGFVIGYFEHYRHDLFGILDIRDGGFDVIWGLAGAVGFTAFLLWRRKLVRRPLAIASITGLLFWGGTAGTIALIEQQARGIPPVTLTALNGDTIAVNQIAQGQPMVINLWATWCPPCIREMPVLDVAQNRYPGVTFVFANQREQAETIRAFLDKQNLKLNNLYRDSQADLARAVGSQGLPTTLFYNAKGQLMDTHMGELSNATLAKGLKKIIPGQP; this is encoded by the coding sequence ATGCTGAGCTTCAGCCTGGGTCCATTAAGCTTATCCATCGGTCACCTTCTCCTTATCACTGCGTTTGCATTGGCGTTACTGGTCGGCGGCGTTCTGGGGCGTCGTTACCAGCTGCCGGTCGCCGGTTCTGTGGCCGATATTTTTTTGGCGACCATGATATGTGCCCGGCTGGGCTTTGTTATCGGTTATTTTGAACACTACCGGCATGACCTGTTTGGCATCCTCGATATCCGTGATGGCGGGTTTGATGTGATCTGGGGATTGGCGGGCGCGGTCGGATTTACCGCTTTTCTGCTCTGGCGGCGGAAATTGGTGCGACGTCCCCTGGCAATTGCCTCGATCACCGGATTGCTGTTTTGGGGCGGAACCGCCGGTACCATTGCGCTTATTGAACAACAGGCCAGAGGCATTCCGCCGGTTACGCTAACGGCACTGAATGGCGACACCATCGCCGTAAATCAGATAGCGCAAGGTCAGCCGATGGTTATCAACCTCTGGGCGACCTGGTGCCCACCCTGTATCCGTGAAATGCCGGTTCTGGATGTGGCCCAGAACCGCTATCCCGGCGTGACCTTCGTTTTTGCCAACCAGCGTGAGCAAGCCGAAACCATCCGCGCCTTTCTGGACAAACAGAATCTCAAGCTCAACAACCTTTACCGGGATAGCCAGGCCGATCTGGCCCGTGCAGTAGGCAGTCAGGGTCTACCAACCACACTGTTCTACAACGCCAAGGGCCAACTGATGGACACGCATATGGGGGAGTTATCAAACGCTACTCTCGCCAAAGGTCTTAAGAAAATCATACCAGGGCAGCCGTGA